The Rhopalosiphum maidis isolate BTI-1 chromosome 2, ASM367621v3, whole genome shotgun sequence genome segment ttgtgaaGAGATAGTGatgttttaatgaatttttcacatttttcattgaaaatgCGTAGAATTACACTCTTTTGAATTTCTAAGAAATCATCTACTATAAAATCAGATTCTTTCTtacttatttcaataaatttacatgGTGGGTTTAACGATAAGGCTCGTTTTTTGTGTTCTTCCCAAGGCTTGTCTGTTGGCTCCCAACCATCCAATTCAATGAAACACGAAAAACATCTTACTGTATCAGGTATATCCGGGTTTGGGCAATAGAAACCTGCTTCGGCCATTTCCTTGGCACTAGGTTTAGCCATGGTCCAATTTTGTAGCGATTTCAATCTTTTCATCTGCCAGATGTAACAAAATGGTTCTGCTTCAAgagattcaattttattgtcaatctgttt includes the following:
- the LOC113554160 gene encoding baculoviral IAP repeat-containing protein 5-like gives rise to the protein MENIDNIIMKQIDNKIESLEAEPFCYIWQMKRLKSLQNWTMAKPSAKEMAEAGFYCPNPDIPDTVRCFSCFIELDGWEPTDKPWEEHKKRALSLNPPCKFIEISKKESDFIVDDFLEIQKSVILRIFNEKCEKFIKTSLSLHKKKKSALKKDLQKKGMS